A DNA window from Mus caroli chromosome 8, CAROLI_EIJ_v1.1, whole genome shotgun sequence contains the following coding sequences:
- the LOC110300023 gene encoding LOW QUALITY PROTEIN: elongation factor 2-like (The sequence of the model RefSeq protein was modified relative to this genomic sequence to represent the inferred CDS: inserted 1 base in 1 codon; deleted 1 base in 1 codon; substituted 1 base at 1 genomic stop codon), with amino-acid sequence MVNFTVDQIRAIMNKKANIRNMSVIAHVDHGKSTLTDSLVCKAGIIASARAGETRFTDMRKDEQERCITIKSTXELSENDLNFIKQSKDGSGSFINLIYSPGHVDFSSEVRAALRVTDGALVVVDCVSGVCVQTETVLRQAIAESIKSVLMMNKMDRALLELQLEPEELYQTFQHIVENVNIIISTYGEGESGPMGNIMIDPILGTVGFGSGLHGXAFTLKQFAEMYVAKFAAKGEGQLSAAERAKKVEDMMKKLWGDRYFDPANGKFSKSASSPDGEKLPCTFCQLILDPIFKVFDAIMNFRKEETAKLIEKLDIKLDSKGKGGQEGKPLLKAVMCRWLPAGDALLQMISIHLPSSITAQKYHCDLRYEGPPDDEAAMGIKSCDTKDLLMMYISKMVPTSDKGRFYAFGRVFSGVVSTGLKVRIMGPNYTPGKKKELYLKAIQRTILMMGLYVESIEDVPCGNIVGLVGVDQFLVTTRTITTFEHAHNMRVMKFSVSPVVRVAVEAKNPADLSKLVEGLKRLAKSDPMVQCIIEESGEHIIAGAGELHLEICLKDLEEDHACIPIKKSDPVVSYRETVSEESNVLCLSKSPNKHNWLCMKARPFPDGLAEDINKGEVSARQEPKARPRYLAEKYEWGVGEARKIWCFGPDGTGPNILTNITKGMQYLNEIKDSVVAGFQWATKEGALCEENMRGVRFDVHDVTLYADAIHWGGGQIIPTACRCLYASVLTTQPRLMEPIYLVEIQCPEQVVGGIYGVLNRKCGQVFEESQVAGTPMFVVKAYLPVNESFGFTADLRSNTGGQAFPQCMFDHWQILPVDPFDNSSRPSQVVAETRKRKGLKEGIPALNNFLDKL; translated from the exons ATGGTGAACTTCACAGTAGATCAGATCCGTGCCATCATGAACAAGAAAGCCAACATCCGGAACATGTCAGTCATCGCCCATGTGGATCATGGCAAGTCCACGCTGACCGACTCCCTTGTGTGCAAGGCCGGCATCATTGCCTCCGCCCGAGCCGGGGAGACGCGCTTCACTGACATGCGCAAGGATGAGCAGGAGCGCTGCATCACAATCAAATCCA GTGAGCTCTCTGAGAACGACCTGAACTTCATTAAGCAGAGCAAGGATGGCTCGGGCTCCTTTATCAACCTCATCTACTCTCCAGGCCATGTGGACTTCTCTTCAGAGGTGAGAGCTGCCTTGCGTGTCACGGATGGAGCTCTGGTGGTGGTGGACTGTGTGTCTGGCGTGTGTGTGCAGACAGAAACGGTGCTGCGCCAGGCCATCGCTGAGAGCATCAAGTCCGTCCTGATGATGAACAAGATGGACCGGGCCCTGCTGGAGCTGCAGCTGGAGCCCGAGGAGCTCTACCAGACCTTCCAGCACATTGTGGAGAATGTCAACATCATCATCTCCACCTACGGTGAGGGTGAGAGTGGGCCCATGGGCAATATCATGATTGACCCCATCCTGGGCACCGTAGGCTTTGGTTCTGGCCTGCATGGCTAGGCCTTCACCCTGAAGCAGTTTGCAGAGATGTATGTGGCCAAGTTTGCAGCCAAGGGTGAGGGCCAGCTGAGTGCAGCCGAGCGTGCTAAGAAAGTAGAGGACATGATGAAGAAGCTGTGGGGAGACCGGTACTTTGATCCGGCCAATGGCAAGTTCAGTAAGTCAGCCAGTAGCCCAGATGGGGAAAAACTTCCCTGCACCTTCTGCCAGCTCATCCTGGACCCCATCTTCAAGGTGTTCGACGCCA TCATGAACTTCAGGAAGGAGGAGACAGCCAAGCTGATCGAGAAGCTGGACATCAAGCTGGACAGCAAGGGCAAGGGAGGACAGGAGGGCAAGCCATTGCTCAAGGCTGTGATGTGCCGCTGGCTGCCTGCAGGGGACGCCCTCCTGCAGATGATCAGCATCCACTTACCGTCCTCCATCACTGCACAGAAGTACCATTGTGACCTGCGGTACGAGGGGCCACCTGACGATGAGGCCGCCATGGGTATTAAGAGCTGCGACACCAAAGACCTCCTTATGATGTACATTTCCAAGATGGTGCCAACCTCTGACAAGGGCCGCTTCTATGCCTTTGGTAGAGTGTTCTCTGGGGTGGTGTCCACGGGCCTGAAGGTCCGGATCATGGGCCCCAACTACACGCCTGGGAAGAAAAAGGAACTGTACCTGAAGGCTATCCAGAGAACCATTCTGATGATGGGCCTCTACGTGGAGTCGATTGAGGATGTGCCCTGTGGAAACATTGTGGGGCTGGTCGGAGTGGACCAGTTCCTTGTGACGACCAGAACCATCACCACCTTTGAGCACGCTCACAATATGCGCGTGATGAAGTTCAGCGTCAGTCCTGTCGTCAGGGTGGCAGTGGAGGCCAAGAACCCAGCTGACCTGTCCAAGCTGGTGGAGGGGCTGAAGCGGCTGGCTAAGTCTGATCCTATGGTGCAGTGCATCATTGAGGAGTCTGGAGAGCATATCATTGCTGGCGCTGGTGAGCTGCACCTGGAGATCTGCCTTAAGGACCTGGAGGAGGACCATGCCTGCATCCCCATCAAGAAATCTGACCCTGTTGTGTCATACCGGGAGACAGTCAGTGAGGAATCCAACGTGCTGTGTCTTTCCAAGTCCCCCAATAAGCACAACTGGCTGTGCATGAAGGCCAGGCCCTTCCCCGATGGCCTGGCAGAGGACATCAATAAG GGTGAGGTGTCTGCCCGCCAGGAGCCCAAGGCACGTCCTCGCTACCTGGCCGAAAAGTATGAGTGGGGCGTTGGTGAAGCCCGCAAGATCTGGTGCTTTGGCCCTGATGGCACTGGCCCCAACATTCTCACCAACATCACCAAGGGCATGCAGTACCTGAATGAGATCAAGGACAGTGTGGTGGCTGGCTTCCAGTGGGCTACTAAGGAGGGCGCTCTCTGTGAGGAGAACATGCGTGGTGTGCGGTTTGATGTTCATGATGTGACCCTGTATGCTGATGCCATTCATTGGGGAGGTGGCCAGATCATCCCCACAGCATGTCGCTGCCTCTATGCCAGTGTGCTGACCACACAGCCCCGCCTCATGGAGCCTATCTATCTGGTGGAGATCCAGTGTCCTGAGCAAGTGGTGGGTGGCATCTACGGTGTCCTGAACAGGAAGTGTGGCCAGGTGTTTGAGGAGTCCCAGGTGGCTGGTACCCCCATGTTTGTGGTCAAGGCATACCTGCCTGTCAATGAGTCCTTTGGCTTCACCGCTGATCTGCGATCCAACACCGGCGGGCAGGCCTTCCCCCAGTGCATGTTTGACCACTGGCAGatcctgcctgtggatcctttTGACAACAGCAGCCGCCCCAGCCAAGTGGTAGCTGAGACCCGCAAGCGCAAGGGCCTGAAAGAGGGCATCCCAGCGCTGAACAACTTCCTGGACAAACTGTAG